The Eremothecium cymbalariae DBVPG#7215 chromosome 1, complete sequence DNA segment ATAACAAACCTCTTTTGAACTCGGAAACTGGCGCATATGGCACCCTATCATacttccaaaaacaaaaaaatttccattGAATTTCGCAAAACACCTTTTCGCAGATTTTATCACCTAGGGATGAACTATACATCCTCTTTCAAGCAGAAAGACTGCATTAATTCTCCATTTTGATCTAATCCCCCATTGCCGCCTTAAGAATCTGCAAAGCCCCTGCCGTCAAGTTTCGCGCTGTGCCTGCTGCATTAAATGCAAGTCTCGAAGCAGAAATGTACGCTCTGCAACTCGGCCCCGCTTGAGACACTTTTCGCTGCTACATATATGGCACAATGCTCAACATAAAACTATGTACACATTACCTAACCCCTTCCTATCTAATACGCCATTACCTGTTTTACCTCATACTGAGTTATTTACTCCTTGATCCTATTTCTCTTGACAACCAACCAATCTTATTATTCAAGTATTACTCGAGTAACTACCGTCCACTTAGCGACAAGCCGCGATGTGTGACAGGCTGTGCTCTTTCATTGATTTTGCCCCAACTCGAAAACACTCCTGATACGGATTTAGTAATTCAGTTTTGGTCTCGGGATGTCAAAAACGGTTACTTTTATTTAGTTGCATATTTAGGAAACCTGTAGCTTAACCGCCAAGATGTCTCGAGCTCAAGGTTTTTTCGATTACTCACTCGGGTTCTATCAAATTAACCtgaaactttttaaagcGAGGAGGAGAGGAGAAGTTTTGATGCATTATTTAAAATGGTCTGGATCTAGTGTTGCCGCTAAACGGAAACCGACGCAAGATTATGTAATAAGCATTGTGTTTTTGTGTCtggtttttggttttgtgGATGGGGGCTGGTGTTTACCTAGTAGGGAATTAACAGTCACGTGCTGAAACACGTAAACAAATAGagtgtcacgtgacataCGCGTAAAACAAACATTTGCGATATGCTTTTGAAAGGGGAGGATACCGGCCGATTTGgataatttttatttttaaaaaacggttgttttttctaaaataaaataaaaaatgttgatgataaatgttgatgataataatggtATTCATAAGACCAGTATTTGGCTTACTTGTATAGATAAGCAGGGTACACTTTTCGCAGAGGAAGAACATGATTCAGGAGAGTGATGTAAAGAATATTAGGCTTGATGGGGGGGTTGGGGATGTCTTGCCGGAGACTATATTGAAGGCGCGCATTGCGTTGTTAGCCACTGCAATTGGTGGACCGGATCATAGTTCAGAACAGGAACCTCCTCCTTATCGATTAGGAGATGATTGTTTGGCCTGTTTAAAGGATTTGAGGAGGTGGTTTACActtgttgatgagaagCAAAGACGGTGGGATGTAGCACGGGCGGCAGCGGAGTTTAAGATActtgttgatgatttgATTCCGATTCTTGCTGACTGGGAGGAAAGAAGTGCCAAAGCTGTGAAGCAGAGTCGGAGGTCGGGAGGAACAGTGGGGGATTATTTTAGGAACAAGGGGTATTACGATAAGGTTGCACTGAATGCATTTCAGTTGGTGGTATGGATGACTTGGCCTATTATGTTGACAGATGAATCTTCTCAAAGCCATATAGCAAATTACTcagatttgaaaaagcaTCAGTTGATATACAAGAAGATGTTATTGTCTTCTAATGGCGGTAAAGTTGTGAAAGCAGCTATTCGATTGGCTTCAGATATCATACGGATAGATAGGCTTCAGCGTTCCCCACGAGACAATGCGCTTCTTCGTCTCGTTCTTAACTTTTTGAGAAATATCCTTGCCATTGAACCCAGCGAAGTAACAATTAGTAGTAAGCAGCGCACCGGAAATAGAGGCGTTAGTGCTGCGGAGTTACTACCACCGAACGTGTCAATGGATGACATATCTTTGAATAACGTTGTATCGACATTCCAACGGAGCAAAgtttttgcatttttaCTCACAATTTCGAGTTCGATTAACAGTGAATTCGATGCAGAGTACGTTAAAATTCCTTTACTAGAGATTATCTTTTATTTAACAAAGGATCTCAGCCACGATCATTTATTTAAGTGGCTAGATTCGTCTGAGTCATCATTACCGGCAACTGTAGATCATCAGAACAAGGGTTCATCAGTTGGTCATAGACCAAAAGTGATTTCACGCGCAGGAGAAGAGTTGAATCAGTTACTCGTCAAGGAGCGTGACCTCAAGCGCTCACAAATTAgaatttcatcaacaaggCACTCTCGTTTTGGTGGGTTTTTCTCTATCCAAACACCTGACAACGTGCGGTTGACTGTATCTAATAGCCACAATATTTTAGATCAAGATGCTGCATTGAAAACCTTGGATAATCGTAAAAAGTGGAATAAAGCGGTGCGGAACCCTGCTGACATTGTTCAGGGAGTTCCGATTAGTTTTCTGAATAGTGCTGCTTCATCGACTTATGTTACACAGGAGAACGCTAAATGTCTCAAGCGTTATCTAGACGGCTTTATTACATCTTCTTTTAATATTCTATTTAAGTTGATTGCGGATCATTTCACTACGGATGAGTCGAACCATGTAATGCTGAATaaaatccattttttgttgtcaTATTCATGGTTTCTAAAATACCATAGGATCAGTAGTgagaaatataatataattgaTCCCATTTCTGTCTCACAGGCTTTGCAAGATACTTGTTATATTCTGTTGCCTAAGTTTCTCAGAGAGTCGTacgaacaaaaaaattggGCTGTTGTGCATGCTGCACTGTTGGCTATCACAGAGCTTCTGATGTATCTTAATCAATTGGATAACCCAGAATGTGAAGACACCGTCGATGATATAATGAGTCGTATGTTTagtgatgaaaatattaaattattGTCTAACATACCCAAATCAGCATCTTCACATTCACCACAGTATGTGAGAGCCTGCGTTAACTTAAACGACacaatattcaaaactatAGAGAAATATGAGCGTAATAACAAAACATTGACTACAAAAAGCTTCGGGAGATATAGAGGTGGTCGGTTTACCGCCAAGATGGATAGTTCAGCAAATGAAGCTTCTAAACAAGGGACCGCGCAAAATGAAGATCAAAATAATGAGGAATCTTCCAATGATGACAGCGATATAGAGGAAAAAAGTACATTTAGGATGGCTCAGAtaaatttccaaaaagtGTTAAAcgcatatatatacgctGGAACTATTGATACTTACGTTAAGTTTCTCCAACGTTACCAAGAGTTGGAGGGAgatgatatcaaaaaaGTTATGCGATTCTTAAATTACGTTACCATCGACGTTCAAGAGGAAACATTTCTGTTCAGAATTGACTTTATTATTCTATTAAAGGACATGTTAAGTCCAAATGGATTAGACTATGGATCAAAGAATAGGAAATATGTTCTCGATTTCGCAACCCATTTCATGTCAAGgttaaaagaaaaactaaaaaaggCCCCTTCTTGGTATGTCAACCTATTATTTCCTAATTTGCACGACCGTCAATTAGGGCATTATATGCGGTACGGCGAGCATAAACCTATTATTCAAGGTCTCCGCCGTGTTGCCTGCCCAACCCAGTTTAAACCCAGTAATGACCACAATTCTTTGTCTGGAGGGCAGCCGATAGATTTCAAATTAGGAATACTGGTATCAACACTTATCGATGAAGGTAAAAGAGATTTCGTTACTCAAATACATGAAAACTTCACAAGAACATTAGAGTCATACAAAGAAGTTGCTGGCAAAGAAATACATGAAAGATTGACCTACCCACGAAGTGACTTCCGAAGTGACATGTGTGATATGAAACGGGCTCTTCTTTTTGACGGCGATATACGTGCTCTGGTCCTTCTATTAGGCTATCACCTTCCATTTTCTGAGAAAGAACAATGTTATATGGGCGGTCAATATAATTTACTAGAATTGGACAATATATTAAGCGTACTGGGTAAGTATTTACTTATCCCATTCCATACTCCCAACGGATTACAATCGTCCTCTTATTTAGTTCGCCCAACCGTGCCCCGTGGAGGTATTGCGCATAATGATACTGTGGAGAACTTAACAGATTACCCTGTAAACGATtctcaaaatattaaagcTAATGACAAATTAGACGACTATAGCGATCGTTATTTTCAAGATCTGGAACGCATTGAGGAAAGGCTCGCTGGGAAAAAACTTCCTAAAGGTACGGCGAAAGCAAAAGCGAAAgcaaattccaaaaaggGAAAGAAATCCAAGGTCAAGCAGTTTGGTGTAAATGATGAGCACCTGCCTCGCAATATCGACAAGAAGTTACAAATTGTTAGCAAGGAGTTGATAAGTGACTccgatgatgaagataatCTACTTCTGAATCCCATATTTTACGAAAACGAAATGTATTTGAGGTTCCTTCTTGACAAACACAATGGGCAGCTTCCAGCTGATATGTTTGCCGCATTTTCCAGATTTTCAAACGAGAGACTGCAAAATGGAGGCACTACAGTGGGAGATTACAGCACATTATTTAACGGACCAGTACCCCAGCTGGGAGATATAACGTCTCATGATAAAAATGGTTCGCGGAGTACATCAAAGTACATGTTAGAACCCAATACTCGAAATAAATTCGATAAAATAACAAATGACTCAGATTTGAGGGACTCTCCATTCAATGATGATGGACTAGAAGGTTCAAAAAACATAGATGTACCTTTGAGCGATTTTGAGTATGACAGTACATCGCCATCGAATTCAATCCCGCCAACGGATACTGTCTCGACGGTGTCAGTTCAAGTAGCTTCAGTACAGTTaccaaaaaatacaaaaggTCGATCATATAATGAAAGCGATTCTGATGATGCTGTGGTCCCTCGAAAGAAGTTGCCAAGATTAATGctttcagatgatgaaagCTGATGATATATCGTTATAGATATCTATATGTTTGTATTAGATACAAAAATTAATTTTTAAGCTTCACAATGCTTAATTTCAGTGCCGTATATTGCAGAAAGGATTGTCTGGGTGCTACTGACAATCATAATACTGAAACCAAACATAATGCAGGCGTAATAGGGTGTCCtttcttttaaagttttggtttttcCTGTTAATGCTAGAGTTGTAGCAGGGGGAAGAATATATGCCGTTAACGAGGCAGTTGTGGACCCAACCAACTCAAGTAGAGCACCCAAGTTGCAAGTAGTTAATGATATGCTCATACTAATAAAAACTAGTACAGATGTAACGATGAAGTGTTCTTTGGTGGTCAAGATAATACTTTCAGAGTCAGCCGACTGAAAATACAATAAGTCTCGAACAACGTCACGTagaacaaatatttctaaCGGGAATGTGGTCAGCATGTTAAATCCAAAGCAGAACCTTGCAAAGTTGATGAAATTATCATTACTTGGGaaattatttaaaatgTTACCCTTAGTTTTGTCTTTAAACGTTAAAAATCCAACATAACCTGCTATGAGACATACCAGCATGGAAATAATGCAACTGATATGAGTTAAGTTACCAAACCTTTTCAAACTAGGATTTTTTAATgagaaaaatatgaagCTAGTATTATGGTGACACACCAACGCAAAAGAAATGATTGAAATCCCTTGGAAGACTCTTGGTGTAATGAATGCCTCTTCCCATGTAAATTGTCCTTTATATTCATCTTCCACCTTAGGTGCTCGGATGATTACAAGTGCCACAATTAAAAGCAAACTAACTAATGCTAACATTGAAGCTTTCGACAACTTAGATATATTCCTATTTAAGGATAATGGATATGAGATGAACAATGTAACCACAGATATAACCACATTCCTGCGAAATAATTCTGAATGACTTGGGAAGAATGCCTTCAAAACATGAGGAATACTGTCCCCAATTATAATGCAAAATCCAACACACCCACCAAAAGCAAACAATCCATTAACAAATAGTATCAATAGTTTCCCTTTAGTACCCATAGCAAACTCCACGCTGTCTTGATAAGTGGTTTTCCCTGTCAACTTCAAATTAATGACGATAAGCCTGATGGTCCAATCTACAATAATCGTCAATAATACAATTAGACATACCCCACCGATGAGCCCACAGTTTTTAATTGCAAACGGTTGGCCTATAACCCCAGCTCCCAAAATACTATTAGCCATATTCATAAATGCCATGTACATATTTGATTTCCCTCtatttggatttgttaATTGCGAAACATTTGGGTCTTCGAACTGAAGATTCAACTCTACATTATTCTGAACATTCTTATTGTTTCGAGCTCCACTGGTAGTTGGAAGCAGTTCATAATCATGAAATGTTGATAATTCAAATTGTAAATCTGACGATACAGGTATAGGTGATGAATGTCTTGTAGATTTTGAAGTGCATGCTGCCGGTTCAGGCTCACTGCTGTCGAGCTTTTTGTATGGCTGCTTACTCGTACCTTTCATTTACCGCAATGATAATTGAGAATGAGTTATAACGTGGTTGGCATTTCCACTATATAAGGAAGTACAGATTATTACATATAACCGACATGTCATGTTACTTACTAGCTGTCTATATGATTTTAAAAGCAATAAGGCAGCAAGGCGTCTTTTGGGCAGTTTCAAACCCGTACACCATTACAATATAGAATGTTTAAAGCCAAAAACCATTAATATtctaattaaaaaattaagctcttaaaatattttcagaaTTACTAGGCTCTTCTTTTGCTTCATGATATGAACTATGTGTTCCATTAGTATCCTCAGAAAAATCTGTGGCATCGGTCGAGTTTTCGTCACCCTTAGGTTTGCTCTTAGTTGATGTCAAACTGGATTTCCTACTATCTTGCGATTCCAATGTCGCTACTTCAGAATTTTCTAAGCATGATGATTCAGTCTGTGGTTTAGATTTGATGGGTTCACTATGCTTTTCATTAGTTGTAATTTTGCTATCAGAAGGTCGTTTAGAATCCTCAatggaattttttgtttctcCTGCTCTTCATGCACCTCCTTGACCTCATCTGACTCTTGCACCTCATCCACTTCGTCCTCTATTTGTTCTGGAGGCACAGGATGACTTCCCTCGTATAAATTCGTTCCTTTTTCTACTACATTGGGTCTCGATGAAGAGTTCACGGTTGAATCCGGCTTTGTCGTGGGCTCAGCCATCGTTTCTACactcttctttttattcaaAGCTGCCTCATTTTCGAGATTTTTCGAGATACCCTGTTCAATTACCTCTGCCTTTATTGTATCTAAGGTCTTTTCGCCATTCTCAAAGTCAAACTCCTCATCTTCTAATCCATCTTCATGCTGAAACACAAAGAAGTTCTCGCCCGATTGTGGGGAACATATGTCTTCTGTCCAATTCTGTGGTACAACTGAACTTCTAGTAGAAGTTACCACTTTCGCCTGCGCGGACATTGGTGCTACTTTTAACTGTATAGAATCCTCAAGGGTCCACACACCAATGTGACACCAATGCAAAGAAGCCCGCAATTTACATAGATGAACCCACGACCTTTGAACGTTTGTTGAAGGGAGACCCTTTCTTTCCGAGAAATCGGTAACAGTTTCAATCCTAGGCGTCATTCTAGTGGAGGAAGATGTTCTAGACAAGCCACTCATAAAGCTTAGCCTCTTGGAACTTGTTGAATTGGCCTCTTTGTTTGAAGCCGAATTTGTTGTGCTATTACGGTCAACCTTAGTAAATTCATCGCTACCTGGTCTTGCACAGGATAGAGTAACATTTTCCAAGTTCCAAGCTCCCGATTTTAAAGATCTTAAAAACGCAAAAATTTCACATGTCTGTCTTACCTTAAGTAGACAGTAATGGCACAAAGGATACTGAGTTTCGGATGTGGTGGAACCGtcttcatttttttgtaaTGTTTTTAATACGTATAGCCTTCCATGTTCAAGAATGTCATTGCGGGATTCCGAACAAAATGCGCAGGGATCTTGAATAGCGACCGGGGGCGAGTTCGACGGATAATTAAACATCTTAGCATTATCCACTTCAGTGACCTTATGGCTATTACTTTGGGGGGATGCATAGCCAATGCGGTACGTTTCATTAATTCCACTAAGAGGTTCCACAACAACTAGTCCGTCGATCATCAAGTTCATCAAGTTCCTTCTAACTAGCCAACCTAAACCGGAGGCGGCATCGAGCCGTAGCACAGGCTGAATTTCGTCCAGGACTAACCTACGCAAAAATTTCGAATCATGCCTAGTATCTTTAATGCCCTTGCACATTGGCAATACTGCCAAAAATCTAAGGTATTCTGTATATAATGGGATGTCATACCTCAAAGATTGCGCTAACGGTGAAAATAGTAAATTCAtatgatggtggtgatcATAAATCAAGCCTGGATTACCTAGCGCCTCCTTATCTAGGGATGCATTGGATCCATTACTGCCTTCCATAATTATAGATTGTCTATAGCTATTCAAAGTATTGTgttcatcttcaactttgTATAGCACCTCCTTTAAATTTCTTAACTGGATACTCAAAGTATCTAACAACATATCTTTCTCACGTAGTTGTTCCTGTAACTTCGAATTCAACACCTCAACATCGTGCTTTTCCTTCCTCGCATTTGCAACCATACTATTCGCCTCATCAAATAAAGAAGTCGTTAAATCCTCTATTTCtttattcaacttctctGCAGCACGTTCTGCCGCAACACGGACTTCTTGTGCCTCAACTAGCT contains these protein-coding regions:
- the TOF1 gene encoding Tof1p (similar to Ashbya gossypii AFR672C) → MIQESDVKNIRLDGGVGDVLPETILKARIALLATAIGGPDHSSEQEPPPYRLGDDCLACLKDLRRWFTLVDEKQRRWDVARAAAEFKILVDDLIPILADWEERSAKAVKQSRRSGGTVGDYFRNKGYYDKVALNAFQLVVWMTWPIMLTDESSQSHIANYSDLKKHQLIYKKMLLSSNGGKVVKAAIRLASDIIRIDRLQRSPRDNALLRLVLNFLRNILAIEPSEVTISSKQRTGNRGVSAAELLPPNVSMDDISLNNVVSTFQRSKVFAFLLTISSSINSEFDAEYVKIPLLEIIFYLTKDLSHDHLFKWLDSSESSLPATVDHQNKGSSVGHRPKVISRAGEELNQLLVKERDLKRSQIRISSTRHSRFGGFFSIQTPDNVRLTVSNSHNILDQDAALKTLDNRKKWNKAVRNPADIVQGVPISFLNSAASSTYVTQENAKCLKRYLDGFITSSFNILFKLIADHFTTDESNHVMLNKIHFLLSYSWFLKYHRISSEKYNIIDPISVSQALQDTCYILLPKFLRESYEQKNWAVVHAALLAITELLMYLNQLDNPECEDTVDDIMSRMFSDENIKLLSNIPKSASSHSPQYVRACVNLNDTIFKTIEKYERNNKTLTTKSFGRYRGGRFTAKMDSSANEASKQGTAQNEDQNNEESSNDDSDIEEKSTFRMAQINFQKVLNAYIYAGTIDTYVKFLQRYQELEGDDIKKVMRFLNYVTIDVQEETFLFRIDFIILLKDMLSPNGLDYGSKNRKYVLDFATHFMSRLKEKLKKAPSWYVNLLFPNLHDRQLGHYMRYGEHKPIIQGLRRVACPTQFKPSNDHNSLSGGQPIDFKLGILVSTLIDEGKRDFVTQIHENFTRTLESYKEVAGKEIHERLTYPRSDFRSDMCDMKRALLFDGDIRALVLLLGYHLPFSEKEQCYMGGQYNLLELDNILSVLGKYLLIPFHTPNGLQSSSYLVRPTVPRGGIAHNDTVENLTDYPVNDSQNIKANDKLDDYSDRYFQDLERIEERLAGKKLPKGTAKAKAKANSKKGKKSKVKQFGVNDEHLPRNIDKKLQIVSKELISDSDDEDNLLLNPIFYENEMYLRFLLDKHNGQLPADMFAAFSRFSNERLQNGGTTVGDYSTLFNGPVPQLGDITSHDKNGSRSTSKYMLEPNTRNKFDKITNDSDLRDSPFNDDGLEGSKNIDVPLSDFEYDSTSPSNSIPPTDTVSTVSVQVASVQLPKNTKGRSYNESDSDDAVVPRKKLPRLMLSDDES
- the AVT2 gene encoding Avt2p (similar to Ashbya gossypii AFR671W), which translates into the protein MKGTSKQPYKKLDSSEPEPAACTSKSTRHSSPIPVSSDLQFELSTFHDYELLPTTSGARNNKNVQNNVELNLQFEDPNVSQLTNPNRGKSNMYMAFMNMANSILGAGVIGQPFAIKNCGLIGGVCLIVLLTIIVDWTIRLIVINLKLTGKTTYQDSVEFAMGTKGKLLILFVNGLFAFGGCVGFCIIIGDSIPHVLKAFFPSHSELFRRNVVISVVTLFISYPLSLNRNISKLSKASMLALVSLLLIVALVIIRAPKVEDEYKGQFTWEEAFITPRVFQGISIISFALVCHHNTSFIFFSLKNPSLKRFGNLTHISCIISMLVCLIAGYVGFLTFKDKTKGNILNNFPSNDNFINFARFCFGFNMLTTFPLEIFVLRDVVRDLLYFQSADSESIILTTKEHFIVTSVLVFISMSISLTTCNLGALLELVGSTTASLTAYILPPATTLALTGKTKTLKERTPYYACIMFGFSIMIVSSTQTILSAIYGTEIKHCEA
- the SEC2 gene encoding guanine nucleotide exchange factor SEC2 (similar to Ashbya gossypii AFR670W), encoding MSDQDESKRMTEQQEESKRISIQVSSLSTQLIESIDKQSRLEEHLNQAKKALSAQKDSISQFDSLKQQLSDTKKQLAYTEEELAVKRRELVEAQEVRVAAERAAEKLNKEIEDLTTSLFDEANSMVANARKEKHDVEVLNSKLQEQLREKDMLLDTLSIQLRNLKEVLYKVEDEHNTLNSYRQSIIMEGSNGSNASLDKEALGNPGLIYDHHHHMNLLFSPLAQSLRYDIPLYTEYLRFLAVLPMCKGIKDTRHDSKFLRRLVLDEIQPVLRLDAASGLGWLVRRNLMNLMIDGLVVVEPLSGINETYRIGYASPQSNSHKVTEVDNAKMFNYPSNSPPVAIQDPCAFCSESRNDILEHGRLYVLKTLQKNEDGSTTSETQYPLCHYCLLKVRQTCEIFAFLRSLKSGAWNLENVTLSCARPGSDEFTKVDRNSTTNSASNKEANSTSSKRLSFMSGLSRTSSSTRMTPRIETVTDFSERKGLPSTNVQRSWVHLCKLRASLHWCHIGVWTLEDSIQLKVAPMSAQAKVVTSTRSSVVPQNWTEDICSPQSGENFFVFQHEDGLEDEEFDFENGEKTLDTIKAEVIEQGISKNLENEAALNKKKSVETMAEPTTKPDSTVNSSSRPNVVEKGTNLYEGSHPVPPEQIEDEVDEVQESDEVKEVHEEQEKQKIPLRILNDLLIAKLQLMKSIVNPSNLNHRLNHHA